From the genome of Phlebotomus papatasi isolate M1 chromosome 2, Ppap_2.1, whole genome shotgun sequence:
taaattttttaaatattctatccATTTATTAAAGAAGTCTGGCCaaagagtactgtttgttaatgcatttctattaaacagttgaatctttttgtttgaactacttttattccgcgcaaaattcgttctacggccgatttattcaaaagaaagcccctgtgggtatgcaatttttttcgcgttttttcggtcccgaaaatgtgcgtaatcccgggactgaagctagctatacattagacatatttcttttcaatatcaaatattgacaaagattgcctccacattgcaaagatttattgacataaatgtttcaatattgaagaaaattgtacagtgtgtatgcaaatattgaaatatttgtttcaatatggaacattttattcaatattttatttcattattttgaatggctacaaactaggccaaattatgtcaataaaaattttcaaagtcacattgaaataaaatttcaaagaaattctaaatatcaaattgatttgatatttccttcaatattttttaatggtcaggaatcttcgtccttcagaacatcacagaactgctcgattttccttgttcatgaatgaaaacacatccaagatcaaaatccaagtcaagacacatctctcctgcttcctccagaaatcccagattcttggaatttggttatatattttgttcaatctcctcaagaacccaacatggtcagcactaatcacctgcttcctccagaaaatctcagaacttctggggttttcttgaatattatgcccaaacaaagcacttcagatacattctgtggtcagatgattcctggagcttcctccaagaaattcccgatcttctgggatttttttgaatattatatcAAAAACCAGTCAGATACGTTaggtggtcagaggattcctggagcttcctccaggaaatcccagtcttctggatttttttgaaaacaagaaaatcccagaagatctgggatttcctggaggaagctccaggaatcctctgaccacagaaagtatctgaagtgctttgggtataatgaacaagaaaatcccagaagatctgggatttctggagaaagctcaaaaaatcctctgaccacagaaagtatctgaagtgtttttgacataatatacaagaaaatcccagaagactgggatttcctggaggaagctggagaaatcttctgaccaacttgagtatttttgggtgttcttgtcaaaatacggaagaaaatcccagaagatctgtaaATTCCTGACTATactggtgtttttaatattgaagttttaatattgaagtcaatttgtttagtgtgtaggcaattattgaaatattggtttcaatattcgcttcaatattgaagtttcttttcaatgtcactttgaaatgctattatttcaataatttgtctaatgtgtagacagctttagttaatgcatttctattaaacagttgaatctttttgtttgaactacttttatttcgcgcgaaattcgttctacggccgatttacagtagactctctctcaatcgggaatatggggcaaaatgtcatccggtttagcgatagatttgggcgtcaaagcctttgtaatttccacaaaaagcgctcaattataaagaatcacgataaaataggaagaactacggcgaatttgagcgaattagcttcataattaaacgtgaaaattgtcaacaaaatttgtcgcccgattgaaaaagagccgattgagtgagagtctactgtattcaaaagaaagcccctgtgggtatacaaattttctcgatgcataatgccatttcgcacgttttttcggtcccaaaaatgtgcgtaatcccgggactgagtgtagtgcGCCTTGTCCCTTGTGCCGCTTCCCTTGCAATTGCGCGacatttcccgccaaaaaaaataagagaatttCTCTCAAGAGAGATTCAGAGAATGTAACGGATTTTTGCAAATCTTTTGATAAAAATCTCGTTTTGGGATGGGCTTTTCTCTCCAACTCCCAATTCCATCTGGCCATTGTCTGCCCTAGTCTCGCCATTTAGGGACAAAGGAGGTTTTTGTGGAGTTTTCTTGTGTCGTCCCTGAGTTTTTCCACGCATATTACGTGGAAAATTACGTGTTTGTGATTGTTAAAAGTGTTTCCAAGTGTAAAATGCTATTTCCCACGTGGGATGATAAGTTTGATTACCCAGCTGAGGGGGATTCCTTCATTCACCATCCGGTGAAAGTGCTTCCCATCCACGTGAGGGAGAATTTGGCCAGAATTCTCGATTCCACGTGCAAATTAAAAGTACTTTATGGGTACTTTAAATTGATGTATACGTACACACGGTGTGGACTGACTCCAGGATCATACTTGATGATGAGACTCTGTGATTCCGATTGTACGATAACGGATCTTTTCGTTTATCTGGCCAGAGTCAAGTGCGTAAGAGGTATGCTCCCACTAAAAGAGTATGTGGATGAAAAGTATCAGATCCTCCTAGAAGAATCCACCGATCTcaagattttcctcaagaaactATCCCTGCAACTGGAGTATGACTACCGCAAGAACTACCTACCGGCAAATGGGGCCGTAGAACGAGGAGCAATCCGCCCGATTGATATCTGTGACTACATTTACAGCGTTGATACCACGATACTCATGTCCTATCGCACCATTGAGAAATTAACGGATAAATTTAAACCTTCCCTAATTGTCCAGAAAGGTACCTTCAACACCCACTACAAAGCAGAAGTGCGTGGAAAGAAGTTGCTGATTAAAAAATTCCACTTTTGCCAATTAGGGCACTTTGAGATCAATACGCATCAATTGGAGATGGCCCTCAAAGACATAAAGTACATGCAGATCTATCGACATGAGAATGTCCTGAGACTCTGGGGATTTGGCTTTCAGGCAGATGAGATGTGCTTAGTTTACACATATGCCTTGCAATACAGCCTATACTACCACATCAACATGATCTATCCGGTGGAGAATCCCTTACCCTTTTACCGAAGATTCTTCATTTGTCGTGGAATTGCCAAGGGAATCAACTATTTGCACACCCACCGAGATCTCCCGCTCATTCATCTCAATATCCGCCCACACAATATTTTACTAGACATCGACCTAACGCCTAAGATTGCCAACTTCAGCCTAGCCAGGGAAGGACCTCTGCCACGCGATCCGCCCATGCCAACAGATAATCTCTACGAAATTATCGCCTATTACCCCATGGAATACATCTTCTGGCCCCACTATGTCTCCACAAAACTCGATATCTACAGCTTTGGGGTAACGGTTATGCAGCTACTCGCTTGCCAAGTTGAGGATGATCCCGATGGCAGACATATTCGCAACTATATCCACAATCTCATCAATCGCGATCGATCAGTAGAGCACGTGATTGATATGAGGGACCGACCCGATCCTACGGCCAGAGCCATTGCTGTCCGAATAATATATATGGCCTACCTCTGCACAAAGCACAATTATAGCCTGAGGCCCGAAATGAAGAGCATCTACACACGTCTTCGGcaaatgttttaaaagaaaagaagcCCCTCCCATCGCTTGATTGTGCgacttaaaaaaatgtattgtaaaATTAATGGTTTTCATTTTGAGGCTGgaaatattttgaatcaaatatgtaataaaaaatatatttgaggtgctctaaaatttgaaaagaaacgaCTGAATAAATGTAAACTTAAGtgcaaagaaaataaaaatatttttttttatcgtcAATTGCTAATGATTAACTGTAAAGGATAagtcgacgactcagaatataagtcgaacaactcgatttttcacaaaaatcgtttaagttaatattatacttgaaagttaattattttcaaagttatagagattttaaatctcaaaaattctatactccgcatgtaaaatctcagcttcaaattgctctcctgtaaaatttggttaCTGCGAATTATTCGTTTCTTTTTCTGAGCGATcgaagtaaaaaattatttgaaaagaaaaaagtaaaagaaatatcAAATGAATAATATAGTTAAAGATTGGAAAAGGGTaatttgtttaaccctttaaggacgatgagACACTTTTCggtgaccgaaaatcaacaataaaaataaaactgataaataaaatcaatgaaacgtcttactgtgttatcacacttgcacattaaaattttaatatgattcacattaattgtcgctggtgagagtccaaatgtataatttgtgtgtttgaatcattttatattcaaaatttgatctatttgttgataaaaaggttgacttggcccgcaaaatttgatataaattgatttataacattaatgcgaaaaattaatgcgattttctctttaattttttaatgtgaaaaatatttatgctttaggtaaatttaaacttatttttgcaggccaagtccacttctttatcaataaatagaaaaacctcaaatattaggtgactcaaagacacaaataacatatttggacgctcacaagcgacaattaatgtgaatcacattaaaattttaatgtgcaagtgtgataacgaaAGTTACATCGAGTCTGATTCGATGTGTTTTTTGCGTCTATGGCCTATAGgggcaaaaatagcctaaaaatttaagtaatttttctaacgatACCAATGTATAATAATTTtcgctctaatgaaaaatattaagtatatAAGTATAGAACTTTCTATTCCCAAGAGGgctttggttaaaaaaaattggaaatataaattattaattaaatcatATAACCTATCAGTGTTGTCATTTGAAAATTCGCCACtcttgagcttaaatatttagaatatagcaaatagttggtgatttgcaaaaaatattctagatttttacaaccttctactttacgattacgtatAAATATTAGggaataactttaggtagtcaggaaaaatcatGTTCTCTATGGGttacgggtgacccaatcgtcctaaAACGATTAAAAAGGGttcaaatttaaagtttaaaatgaaatgaatgatCAAGACAAGAAGATTGATCGAATTCAAGATCAGATTTGATTTTTTGCTATTTGTATACTTTTCGTTCTACTTTAGAATGCTTTAATTTTAACTTAAGCTTCCTGGCTAATACACGCAGAGAAATTATGCTCTCGATTCAATCGcaaaatgggataattttgggatatttttgagataaaaatcgTGGAATTGAAACAATCCCATGGGGATTGAATCTGGGTAATTGGAAATTTCTCTGCGTGTACAAGGTAAGACGTTACTATGGCAATTCTATAATTAAAGGCATTATGCATGGTTTTTAATGAAACCTTTGTTcaagtgcataaaataagtccttaataagtacttatcaAGACCTAAATTAAAGTACTCAATAAATAGTAATAttttaacactgagaaaaaaagaggatgcgattaactttttttcctcataaccttaacactttttaggtgtaaaaaatatatcaacatttttattgttaattttacatctttttaagggtaaaattaacatgaaaaagggtaactttaacccctaatacacctaaaaaggataatatttacaccgattttggatcactGCAGGGTAAacttaacatttctggaatattattttaactttttcggatttctctcagtcagtgaatGGCTTCGTACACCTGTGTGGTTAGGTACCCATCGAGCGCGCGTCCCCAGGTGGTTGTAGGGAATGGTTGTAGTTGGTCCTACAACCTGCTACAGTTTATTTGGAAATAGCTAGGCACAAATTGGCATCTTTGCGTAGGAGAAGTCCTTAGTGAATACTAAATCGCGGACTACCGAATAGATGGATTGCATCCGTGCGCATGAATTGCACAGGAAACGACATATGCTAGACAATGGAAAACCTGTTGCTTCAACCGTTAGTCCCGGACCGGGGTTCTAGTGGACCGGGGACCACTAGAACTACAAACGAAACTCTAGCTAGAGTGTCCTTAGGTTTGGTAAACCTACCCACGACTACAATGCTATTTCAAAATGGCTACATGGGATATCTGCAAACTATTGTGAAGCGGCATCAACCTCAGGACAGACCTAAGACATGGTGGCTGaaacaaattcaggatcttgccttagACCGCCTTGGGACTGAGCGCGAATTATCTTCCTGGAATGGTGGAGGATCAAAAGGCCGGGGCTGTTAACCTGCGTGTCAAACTATTTAATTAATGACTTGTACAAAgatcttaattaagtacttgcTGTTAAGATTCAGTCATACCATTGTATTTTCGTTATTCACCACAAAACGCTGACTTATCTCATTTTGATATTGTTTTAATTGTGCTATTCGTTAGATTTATTTCTCTTAGGAGTCTCCCTCTCGAAAGTAATTTAAGGAGTAATGAGCAAAGCCTTTATGAAGCCATACTCGAGTACTACACAACTCGAGTTAATTTTCAGTCTCCTGTTTGGGGAAACTAAAGTCAAGTGttcacaataaaattgattggaaACCTATTGTAAGGAAGAGCACCACAAGTTGAAATATTAAAAGACCTTCTCTATATTTAGTTTATAAgccccaaaacactatttggtatttttgtatacATATGCTAATtggtattaaatattcatttaatttgttacttttaacactaaattttgTAGGGGGCGGGGCCTATTTTACATGGGATCTTATTTCATTACCAATGTAAATATCGGAGGTAATATTTTTGGGAGGGAGTTATAATATATCTGTCCATCTAAAATAATTGATCATGACTCCtgagggggcgtggcctaaaattattgACATATAGAGCTTactcatttaataaaatattaaaaattccaatAATACTATGGATGAAAccataaattaaaatgttatattttttaaagacatACCCCTGCGAGGCCTCACAACATCAGCCACAAGTTCCCAACTGCCTTCACTTCCAGTAAGTGACTTCGAAGCTCCTGCGTATCGAGGTCCGacgtatgaaaaaattgttgaacTGCAAAAGACAAGGCTGACACCCAACGTGACTCCTTATTATAAGAAGCCCCTGCTTATTCATTCCGGTCGAATGCAGTGGCTCTTCGATCATGAGGGTCGAAAGTACCTGGATATGTTTGGAGGAATTGTAACGGTATCTGTTGGACACTGCCATCCAAAAATCAATGCTGCCTTAGCTGATCAAATGGACACACTCTGGCACACCACAAATATCTACATGCATCCCAAGATTCACGAATATGCCTACAGGATCACTGAGACAATGCCTGGAAACCTCAAGAAGGTGTACTTTGTGAATTCTGGGAGTGAAGCTAATGATCTCGCAATTCTCATGGCACGTCTACATACCGGAAACCATGAGATTATTTCCTTCAGGAATGCCTATCATGGAGCATCACCACTCACAATGGGCATAACTGCTCATTCCACGTGGCGCTTCCCACTTCCTGGTGTCAGCAACGGGATCATTCATGCTATGAATCCTGATCCCTTTCTCGGACACTGGGGCGGGAAATATTGTCGGGATTCCATCGCCCAGACAATTAGGGAATGCAACTGTGAAGATGGGAACTCATGTGAAGCCTCGGATAAGTACTATCATGAACTGGAACAGATTTTTAGATTCTCCCTTCCTCGTGGGAAAGTTGCAGGGATGTTTGCTGAATCAATTCAGGGTGTTGGAGGAACTGTGCAGTATCCAAAGGGATACATCAAAAAAGCGGCTAAACTTGTGAGAGCGAATGGAGGAATTTTCATTTCGGACGAAGTCCAGTCAGGATTTGGGCGTACGGGAGATCATTTTTGGGGCTTCCAAGAACATGGAATCATTCCGGATATTGTGACATGTGCTAAGGGGATTGGCAATGGATTCCCTATCGGAGCTGTGATTACAACTCCTGAGATAGCTCAGTGCCTCGACAGAGCGCTGCACTTCAACACTTTCGGCGGGAATCCTCTGGCCAGTGCTGTGGGCATAGCTGTGTTGGATGTTATTGAGGAAGAAGAACTTCAGAAGAATTCCAAAATTGTGGGAACTTGTCTGATCAAGGGTCTTCTTGAGCTTCAGAAGAAATATGAAATCATTGGTGATGTGAGAGGGAAGGTGAGTCTCTTTGGAATCTTTTAttgaaatcagaaaaaaaaactataggggagactggggcaaaaagtcacaaaacggatattttatttttttataagctactcgagcgcttcaaaaatttctaattagcgcagttttataggaaatttaccgctctacaactttgtgaaagtaattttcctctattttgtaaggaaatacgtttatcgagccaatttctaagaggtaattttgtgactactctcaaaaatgctggggcaaaaagtaacagacattgagtattaaaatattttgattcgcttcatcacaggctttcgtaaatttgaaaaaatgcctagaggatatattttcatagaaaatttattcatctacacctttgtagaACACctttttctctgcgagaaaagtgagataactctttccggaccacaacatatccaacgaacgaatttcagtaaaactcactttattgtaactcttagtggtcaaatatgatatttttgtagagaaagaattttagccgcctctgggaaattgaaaAACTCAAGGGTACTCTCGTCgccaaaagaacgcaaaggatacaaacttcaattttcccaaagccaatattatcgattttgtaaactatttgtgcgtgtcaaagaactcctgtacgatgttgataactaaaacaaggtgaattattgaccagtatcttctgtgatgtccaggaagtgctaaaaaagacacccagctcctgcttgtaaacagattcctcacataacactttaaaacacatttctttcaacacgatgttattgtagacacattaagctttctcaagagtcAAAAAAAACCCTTcgtggacaatcagaattcattaaaatcaggaaaaactTCCCGGAAAGCAATCTCCcacgctgccaaatgtcaaaattatcggccatattggcagaAATGTCGCtaccgcttggaattttcttacaaggttggtgtcaaaaagcaaatggcgggcattggcgggataaccttacatttgacctctagatttttgtaGACGAGAGAGTACCCAtagaatttgaacaagttttttgaaaatttaagaaaaaattgtttttcgaatttatgtaatctgtaattgttagttgtCATACTAGAGGTTTTTCCtcattcgggtctagaaatatcaaaaaagtcacaatatctgcaaggaagcagaaaaccGAAAATTCACGTTTTttatatcctagatttggacatccttatagtttataattttgtaatcatccacaagaatcgaaATTtaatcgattctaaatagtctaaaaaaaatattttttccatgggtacccagagtcccaaaggagacgaaagagataacgagaaaagcgcttttaaagctattttagaaaaaaaaacacacaaaagactgcaaatcgtttgaccaatgcaaacaaaaagcggcgagacatgataatgacgtttcttttcgccgtgacacatcagaaattgcttcgcttttttgttactttttgctctataccttatgttactttttaccccaagtggccatttttaataaaaggatttctgaagaaaagaacttttgtgaaattctaaaatagatagcggattcgtattcaaaaagtccaaattatttcgaaaatattcaccagtgcatcaattttggaaaataagtaggtaataattgttattttctgcaaggaaaatatttcaaaaatagggctaaagacttcgatattttttattttctaaatttctagttcgaattctaagaaactttacgacattgaagaatgtCTATGGAAGCtacctatagaaaaaaaattgaagctgATATctcttttaccttggaagatattgaattatgaaattttcgatttgtgactttttgccccagtctcccctacatattaCTTGGAATTTTTTCAGGGTTTGATGATTGGGGTGGAATTGGTTGAGGATCGAAATACAAGAAAACCATTGAGCATACCTCATGTGATCGAAATCTGGGAGAAATGTAAAGATCTAGGTGTTCTTCTGGGCCGTGGAGGTCTCAATGGAAATGTAaggaatttttatacaaaaaatagaaACTCTATCCATTTtcaaagcaagaaaaaaaaccactcAAAAACTCATCAAAACACTTCTTCCTTCAAACTAACAGGTCTTCCGCATTAAACCACCCATGTGCATTAACACGCAagatgttgattttacactgcAAGTCCTTGATCATATCCTGGAGAGTCGAAATGCGTAGATTTCCATCAAAGATATCTCACGCCTTTCATTCTTCCAGACTCTGAGAATAAAGCCACCAATGTGCATCAGCCAGGATGATGCCCAATTGACCCTGGAGGCCCTGGAAAAAGTTCTGATGCTGCATCACAGTAAAAGACGGCGGAATTCACTGCGATAGActttataatataaattaagaataataaattgtgactttttgaccttcttacttatttttttttacttaatacAACACTGAACgtcttataataaaaattattaaaaaataattataagagaatacaatttttttgtctACACATTTAATAACATAAATATAATGAGAATTATTATAAAActctactaaaaaaaaaatgctaaaattcgTGGAAAAAAGGGACTATTATCTTCAGTGGATCCCTCCAAAAAAATATGAGTCATGACAACGAGAAAgtcaataatgaaattttctcatgtaaaaattatttacgaaaaaatTACTTGTTTTCTTGTTCTAATGTTAACCATAAATGATAGCATTAATCGGCGAATGTTAAATTATACGCGGATTAATGACCATAGTATTGTCACATTTGTACAATTTCCGCATCCATTTGAGTTTGGAACGTTtctgaaacataaaaaataatttctgtgTTGTTTTCTTTGTTTTATAATGTATATGGAGGCACAATATaattgaaaatgataaaaaaaaacccaaaaaataaAAGCCATGAAAAATGCAAGAAGGTTAAAATAAAATCACACAGTAGAAAAGATCCATCTGGATAGTTTaatttttgcaagaaataaTCTTCTGTCACTTTCAGCACATTGAACGATTTCAGATGAGGCATAaaggaatcaataatttttggcttaataTTCGGGGTAAAGGAAATTTGTAAAcactaaattaaaataaaataacttttacaaaagatattttccatgaaaaacatacaaagaaaattttatcttaaaCGCACAATAAATGCTTTCATACTAATTGAATTGTTCCATAATTTTTATAACTTGTATAGAGGAGAGTGGGGCAGTTTTAGACTTATATGGCTttcaaaaaaatgaatataaagaagtcttgtattttttaaaactcaAGAGAAACTACTTGGACTACTTTAGgcaaatgcatttaaaaaaaaacatctgctTGAACTGCCCCACTTTCACCTACAACGACATCGTAAATAAAATTCAGATCACAAATTAAATCGTTTCAAAAAATAGGTAGGTGATATTATTAGGAATTTCACCAAAAATACTGaatggtaaattttgaaaaagttgtAGAAGATTGAATGGATATATTAATCGGAAAACTATTCAttgtatataaataaaaattactaaaaattacACATaaccctaaaaaaaaacttcaaaattttacaCACCGCCCACCTATTAAGATCAATGTTTggttacacagaaaaaaaaaatttgtaaaaatgttcgtaaatgtttgtgaattcctatggcagacttacgaaatgctcgtgaatcgtataacccacaaacaagttcgtaaaagtttgtactttttccacacACATTGTTcctaacatgatcacttgacgagcattttttgtacctttacaaacatttgttcgtaaatattcgtaaacacacaaaaaatgttcgtaaaattttgtcatttgttcgtaaatgtttgttttcctattgaacattttacgaacatttacgaacaaatgacaaaattttacgaacatttacgagcaaatgtttgtaaaagtacaaaaaatgctcgtcaagtgatcatgttacgaacaatgtttgtgaaaaaagtacaaacttttacgaacttgtttgtgggttacacGATTTATGAGCATAAAGTAAGTCCTCCAGAGGTATTCGcagacatttacgaacattttcacaaaatattttttttgtgtagattAATAGCAATagtaacactgagagaaatccgaaaaagttaaaataacattccggaaatgttaattttaccctgtaatattgatccaaaattggtgtaaatattaccctttgtaagtgtattatgggttaaagtcacccttttttcatgttgattttaccctcaaaaggtgtaaaattaacattaaaaaatgttgatatattgttAGAcctaaagttttaaatttctgaggaaaaaatgttaatcgctccctcttttttttctcagtggtcaTTACCTCATTCACATCTATCGCATTATACGTCATACGCgtaagggag
Proteins encoded in this window:
- the LOC129802888 gene encoding uncharacterized protein LOC129802888 encodes the protein MLFPTWDDKFDYPAEGDSFIHHPVKVLPIHVRENLARILDSTCKLKVLYGYFKLMYTYTRCGLTPGSYLMMRLCDSDCTITDLFVYLARVKCVRGMLPLKEYVDEKYQILLEESTDLKIFLKKLSLQLEYDYRKNYLPANGAVERGAIRPIDICDYIYSVDTTILMSYRTIEKLTDKFKPSLIVQKGTFNTHYKAEVRGKKLLIKKFHFCQLGHFEINTHQLEMALKDIKYMQIYRHENVLRLWGFGFQADEMCLVYTYALQYSLYYHINMIYPVENPLPFYRRFFICRGIAKGINYLHTHRDLPLIHLNIRPHNILLDIDLTPKIANFSLAREGPLPRDPPMPTDNLYEIIAYYPMEYIFWPHYVSTKLDIYSFGVTVMQLLACQVEDDPDGRHIRNYIHNLINRDRSVEHVIDMRDRPDPTARAIAVRIIYMAYLCTKHNYSLRPEMKSIYTRLRQMF
- the LOC129802887 gene encoding alanine--glyoxylate aminotransferase 2, mitochondrial isoform X1, with translation MYSTILRTNIPLRGLTTSATSSQLPSLPVSDFEAPAYRGPTYEKIVELQKTRLTPNVTPYYKKPLLIHSGRMQWLFDHEGRKYLDMFGGIVTVSVGHCHPKINAALADQMDTLWHTTNIYMHPKIHEYAYRITETMPGNLKKVYFVNSGSEANDLAILMARLHTGNHEIISFRNAYHGASPLTMGITAHSTWRFPLPGVSNGIIHAMNPDPFLGHWGGKYCRDSIAQTIRECNCEDGNSCEASDKYYHELEQIFRFSLPRGKVAGMFAESIQGVGGTVQYPKGYIKKAAKLVRANGGIFISDEVQSGFGRTGDHFWGFQEHGIIPDIVTCAKGIGNGFPIGAVITTPEIAQCLDRALHFNTFGGNPLASAVGIAVLDVIEEEELQKNSKIVGTCLIKGLLELQKKYEIIGDVRGKGLMIGVELVEDRNTRKPLSIPHVIEIWEKCKDLGVLLGRGGLNGNTLRIKPPMCISQDDAQLTLEALEKVLMLHHSKRRRNSLR
- the LOC129802887 gene encoding alanine--glyoxylate aminotransferase 2, mitochondrial isoform X2, encoding MYSTILRTNIPLRGLTTSATSSQLPSLPVSDFEAPAYRGPTYEKIVELQKTRLTPNVTPYYKKPLLIHSGRMQWLFDHEGRKYLDMFGGIVTVSVGHCHPKINAALADQMDTLWHTTNIYMHPKIHEYAYRITETMPGNLKKVYFVNSGSEANDLAILMARLHTGNHEIISFRNAYHGASPLTMGITAHSTWRFPLPGVSNGIIHAMNPDPFLGHWGGKYCRDSIAQTIRECNCEDGNSCEASDKYYHELEQIFRFSLPRGKVAGMFAESIQGVGGTVQYPKGYIKKAAKLVRANGGIFISDEVQSGFGRTGDHFWGFQEHGIIPDIVTCAKGIGNGFPIGAVITTPEIAQCLDRALHFNTFGGNPLASAVGIAVLDVIEEEELQKNSKIVGTCLIKGLLELQKKYEIIGDVRGKGLMIGVELVEDRNTRKPLSIPHVIEIWEKCKDLGVLLGRGGLNGNVFRIKPPMCINTQDVDFTLQVLDHILESRNA